One Molothrus ater isolate BHLD 08-10-18 breed brown headed cowbird chromosome 14, BPBGC_Mater_1.1, whole genome shotgun sequence DNA segment encodes these proteins:
- the MCTS1 gene encoding malignant T-cell-amplified sequence 1 produces the protein MFKKFDEKENVSNCIQLKTSVIKGIKNQLIDQFPVIEPWLNQIMPKKDPVKIVRCHEHIEILTVNGELLFFRQREGIFYPTLRLLHKYPFILPHQQVDKGAIKFVLSGANIMCPGLTSPGAKLYPAAVDTVVAIMAEGKQHALCVGVMKMSAEDIEKVNKGIGIENIHYLNDGLWHMKTYK, from the exons ATGTTCAAGAA ATTTGATGAAAAGGAGAATGTATCAAACTGTATCCAGCTGAAGACTTCAGTTATTAAAGGTATCAAGAATCAACTGATAGACCAATTTCCTGTTATTGAACCATGGCTAAACCAAATCATGCCAAAGAAAGATCCAGTCAAAATAGTAAGATG TCATGAACATATAGAAATCCTCACTGTGAATGGGGAGTTGCTGTTCTTCAGGCAAAGAGAAGGGATTTTTTACCCAACGCTAAGGTTGCTTCACAAAT ACCCATTTATTCTCCCGCATCAGCAGGTTGATAAAGGTGCCATTAAATTCGTCCTGAGTGGAGCTAATATAATGTGCCCTGGCCTGACATCTCCTGGAGCAAAGCTTTACCCTGCTGCTGTTGACACTGTTGTT GCAATTATGGCAGAGGGGAAACAACATGCATTATGTGTGGGAGTAATGAAGATGTCAGCTGAGGACAT TGAGAAGGTCAACAAAGGGATCGGTATTGAGAATATCCACTATTTAAATGATGGCCTTTGGCATATGAAGACATACAAGTGA